A single window of Periophthalmus magnuspinnatus isolate fPerMag1 chromosome 22, fPerMag1.2.pri, whole genome shotgun sequence DNA harbors:
- the scaf8 gene encoding SR-related and CTD-associated factor 8 isoform X3, whose product MAAGLPPPSVTPIMSSSAAPINNATPGTPATPATPANIVQGLPDWASQISNTDTVAAVAQILQSPQGQQLQQLVQSLQMQQQKPQPSLLQALDAGLVVQLQALTAQLTAAATANTLNPLEQRVSSFNKKLLGPFDFGNDSERSEESKKDTSSQLPIVSEPSSLFHQLAEQLQQQNLEQFQKQLLEHQQHQKAMGLESKDSVFGQDNSNVATAQSSSQPQHSESEKLDDSIDNQQEDMDLDEGPDGMEEEIVETEEKRHISTRSRTRSRSRSRSPKRRRSRSRSGSRKRKHRRRSRSRSRDRKRKSSRSYSSERRAREREKERQKKGLPPVRSKTLSVCSTTLWVGQVDKKATQQDLTNLFEEFGQIESINMIPPRGCAYICMVHRQDAYRARQKLSTGSFKIGSKVIKIAWALNKGVKQEYKQFWDVDLGVTYIPWEKVKLDDLDGFAEGGIIDQETVNDEWEAAKNAETAKESAPQPVAVDTTPPTNPQTESFSQQVTMMPVQLPVAPAVPSAVGLVPPSFSVSMGIPPPGFAPPPFLRAGFNATQPPPGFLQTTQATAPTSLVQPSVTSSQDGVKDSPFGALIPPSSTIPGNFMPSAIPGAGVFTPMGLQTQQAANEKAQSEGMDAAAELTLQGMQNAVRSGMGLLGMHPSASLTHPGLSPQRLPGLLPLDVRPNLLPGAGRFPLLMQPGLLDGSLQARPRAPFSQLDHFNRAPNLNNESLSKTEDESLSGADEGKDQDYRFPPMEKPSTGLLRTPPPEQREPIGGPGSSRPPLLQTPSTQPARTSLVGRLQALAGFTPDNRWSQTRGDFDERDRPTPAQNFPSRFDNRPGGPCGAPQPWNRGAGPSAPFDSDLHQDLDERRRPWDRQRDRDERDFDFRREMNGGRHSRERDRDRDRERDRDRDRDRGRERPRETERDRDKERDRDRGNWTPLLPLPTPLLPTPPLNPNLALNPGKMLTPLKLNPQIQPRFQSPPLAQARPPLLGIHQPQPLVPSKSPPPAQTHESASEPLEERVVSPVPQNLSPALPQSLALSPENPAPLSQSPDFVPSPSESETPLQTELPSRPVTQSPLTMGSPESPALVQASPPPTEVPQVVLQEASQEASQEASQDSFVMRLYEETNPLLKEDNIEEEHSQEAVGSPLSSWENGHDMDNSMAEPTAESTAELCTDSAPPRGEEQQEKPGSPEDIVNNAQSESTEEAASQPVLDSVPDTEGT is encoded by the exons ATGGCAGCAGGGCTTCCTCCTCCCAGTGTCACCCCGATCATGTCCAGCAGTGCTGCTCCTATCAACAATGCCACTCCTG GCACACCAGCCACTCCTGCCACACCCGCCAATATTGTTCAGGGTCTTCCAGATTGGGCTTCACAGATCTCCAACACGGACACCGTCGCTGCTGTGGCCCAGATCCTACAAAGTCCTCAGGGACAGCAG CTGCAGCAGTTGGTGCAGAGTCTGCAGATGCAGCAGCAGAAGCCCCAGCCTTCACTGCTGCAGGCTCTAGATGCAGGTCTGGTCGTGCAGCTACAAGCCCTGACTGCACAGCTCACCGCTGCAGCCACGGCCAATACTCTGAACCCTCTGGAACAGAGGGTCTCTTCTTTTAACAAG AAACTTCTTGGTCCATTTGACTTTGGAAATGATTCTGAGCGTAGTGAAGAATCAAAAAAAGATACGTCATCCCAACT GCCTATAGTGTCAGAGCCCAGCTCCTTGTTCCACCAGCTGGCCgagcagctgcagcagcagaacctGGAGCAGTTTCAGAAGCAGCTCCTGGAGCACCAGCAGCACCAGAAG GCAATGGGTCTTGAAAGTAAAGACTCTGTCTTTGGCCAAGACAACAGCAATGTAGCAACTGCTCAGAGTAGCAGCCAGCCTCAGCATTCTGAATCTGAGAAGTTAGACGATTCTATCGATAATCAACAAGAG GACATGGATCTAGATGAGGGCCCAGATGGAATGGAGGAAGAGATTGTAGAGACTGAAGAAAAGAGGCACATCAGCACTCGCTCAAGAACACGATCCCGCTCTCGCTCTCG ATCACCCAAAAGGAGAAGGTCCAGATCACGGTCGGGCTCTCGAAAGCGCAAACACCGCCGGCGCTCCCGCTCCCGCTCTCGAGATCGCAAGAGGAAATCCTCACGCTCTTATTCCAGTGAGAGGAGGgccagggagagagagaaggagagacagaagaaaggACTGCCTCCAGTTCGGTCCAAGACGCTTAGTG TGTGTAGCACAACTCTGTGGGTGGGCCAAGTAGATAAGAAGGCAACTCAACAAGATCTTACCAACCTCTTTGAAGAGTTTGGACAGATTGAGTCTATAAAT ATGATTCCTCCCAGAGGCTGTGCCTACATCTGTATGGTCCATAGACAAGATGCATACCGTGCCCGCCAAAAGCTCAGCACAGGCTCATTTAAGATAGGCTCTAAGGTCATTAAG ATTGCCTGGGCCCTTAACAAAGGTGTAAAGCAGGAGTATAAGCAGTTCTGGGATGTAGACTTGGGTGTTACCTACATACCTTGGGAGAAAGTGAAGCTAGATGACTTGGACGGTTTTGCAGAAGGAGGAATTATCGATCAGGAGACTGTAAATGATG AGTGGGAGGCTGCAAAGAATGCAGAAACTGCTAAAGAAAGTGCACCTCAGCCAGTGGCTGTAGACACTACACCTCCAACCAATCCACAGACAGAGAGCTTCAGCCAGCAGGTCACAATGATGCCCGTGCAG CTCCCTGTTGCTCCAGCTGTGCCCAGTGCAGTGGGTTTGGTTCCTCCTTCATTTTCGGTGTCAATGGGAATCCCACCTCCAGGCTTTGCCCCCCCACCTTTCTTAAGGGCTGGGTTTAATGCCACTCAGCCCCCTCCAG GCTTTTTACAAACGACACAAGCAACAGCACCtacat CCCTTGTGCAACCTTCAGTCACTTCAAGTCAAGATGGTGTTAAAGATTCACCATTTGGTGCGTTGATCCCTCCAAGCAGCACTATTCCTGGGAACTTCATGCCTTCAGCCATCCCTGGAGCAGGTGTGTTTACCCCAATGGGACTTCAGACTCAGCAAGCTGCTAATGAGAAAGCTCAGTCTGAGGGCATGGATGCTGCTGCAGAGCTCACACTGCAGG GTATGCAGAATGCAGTGCGAAGTGGCATGGGCCTCCTGGGCATGCACCCCTCAGCATCTCTCACTCACCCAGGTCTGTCACCACAGCGCCTGCCTGGGCTGCTGCCTCTAGATGTGCGTCCAAACCTGCTACCCGGTGCTGGACGCTTCCCTCTACTCATGCAGCCAGGGCTTCTAGATGGCTCCCTACAGGCCCGACCTAGAGCCCCCTTCTCTCAATTGGACCACTTTAACAGAGCCCCTAATCTTAACAATGAAAGTTTATCCAAAACAGAGGACGAGTCTTTATCTGGGGCTGATGAGGGGAAAGACCAAGACTACCGTTTCCCCCCCATGGAGAAACCAAGCACTGGCTTACTGCGCACCCCTCccccagagcagagagagcccaTAGGGGGTCCTGGCAGCAGCCGACCTCCCTTACTGCAGACCCCCAGTACTCAGCCGGCCAGAACCAGCTTAGTGGGCCGGCTGCAGGCTCTAGCTGGCTTCACCCCTGATAACCGCTGGAGTCAGACCAGAGGGGACTTTGATGAGCGCGATCGCCCCACACCTGCACAGAACTTCCCCAGTCGCTTTGACAACCGTCCTGGAGGGCCATGTGGAGCCCCACAGCCCTGGAATCGCGGAGCTGGTCCCTCTGCACCTTTTGACAGTGACCTCCACCAAGATTTAGATGAGCGCAGGCGGCCGTGGGAtagacagagggacagggacGAGCGAGACTTTGATTTCAGAAGAGAGATGAATGGAGGTCGCCACAGTCGAGAgcgggacagagacagggacagggagagggacagggacagagaccgAGATCGAGGTAGAGAGCGTCCCCGAGAGACAGAGCGTGACAGGGACAAAGAGcgtgacagagacagagggaactGGACTCCCCTTCTGCCCCTGCCAACACCTCTGCTTCCAACACCACCACTCAATCCAAACCTGGCTCTAAACCCAGGCAAAATGTTAACACCTCTGAAATTAAACCCTCAGATTCAGCCACGCTTCCAGTCCCCTCCACTGGCCCAGGCCCGGCCCCCGCTCCTGGGGATCCATCAGCCACAGCCTTTAGTTCCAAGTAAATCCCCCCCTCCAGCACAGACCCATGAGTCTGCGTCTGAACCCCTAGAAGAGAGAGTGGTTTCCCCAGTGCCTCAAAACCTGTCCCCTGCTCTCCCACAATCTCTTGCTTTATCACCGGAGAACCCAGCTCCATTGAGTCAGTCTCCAGACTTTGTCCCGTCACCATCTGAGTCTGAGACCCCTCTACAGACAGAGTTACCAAGTCGCCCAGTTACCCAGTCCCCACTAACTATGGGCTCCCCAGAAAGCCCAGCCCTGGTCCAAGCCTCTCCCCCGCCCACGGAGGTGCCCCAGGTGGTGCTCCAGGAGGCGTCTCAGGAGGCGTCTCAAGAGGCGTCTCAGGACTCGTTTGTGATGCGCCTGTATGAAGAAACCAACCCCCTTCTAAAGGAGGATAACATAGAGGAGGAGCACTCACAGGAGGCTGTGGGCTCCCCCCTGTCCTCCTGGGAGAATGGACATGATATGGACAATAGCATGGCTGAACCTACAGCAGAGTCCACCGCAGAGCTCTGCACTGACTCTGCACCCCCTAGAGGTGAAGAGCAGCAGGAGAAGCCTGGCTCTCCTGAGGACATAGTGAATAATGCACAGAGTGAGTCCACGGAGGAAGCTGCCAGTCAGCCTGTGCTAGACTCTGTCCCAGACACTGAGGGGACATAA